From a single Micromonospora sp. WMMD1102 genomic region:
- a CDS encoding aminopeptidase P family protein: protein MSDERTDITAEPAEVETARTESHDPDFPEKFLEFMRQGWRDSTLPVGPRPEVPNHAKRRSALSAALPGETLVIPTGPEKVRANDTAHRFRPGSDFVYLTGDHEPDSVLVMRPNGSGHDAVLYMRPRSSRDGDEFFRSRNGELWVGRRHTLTEKATELGIETAPLSELPAALADCAPGRTRVLRGLDPSVDGAVRPYDPPQGGTGQGGAAEGGKADGAERLGRDRELAALLSEQKLVKDEWEIAQLQEAVDATVRGFEDVARVLPADRAVSERLLEGIFGLRARHDGYDVGYNSIVGAGEHATILHWIHNTGITRPGELLLMDMGVEGRNLYTADVTRVLPVSGTFSPLQRQVYDIVYAAQQAGIDFVRPGVTFKDVHRTCMRVLAEGLAELGLLPVSVDEAMDETSTVYRRWTLHGFGHMLGLDVHDCANARKENYREGTLGEGYVLTVEPGLYFQPEDDLVPAELRGIGIRIEDDVLVTADGAVNLSAGLPRAADEVEAWLAEQREAGFRLPG from the coding sequence ATGTCAGACGAGCGCACCGACATCACGGCGGAGCCGGCAGAGGTGGAGACGGCCCGGACGGAGTCGCACGACCCGGACTTTCCGGAGAAGTTCCTCGAGTTCATGCGGCAGGGCTGGCGGGACAGCACCCTGCCGGTCGGCCCCCGCCCCGAGGTCCCCAACCACGCCAAGCGGCGCTCGGCGCTCTCCGCCGCGCTGCCCGGCGAGACCCTGGTGATCCCGACCGGCCCGGAGAAGGTACGCGCCAACGACACCGCGCACCGGTTCCGCCCCGGCAGCGACTTCGTCTACCTGACCGGCGACCACGAACCGGACAGCGTGCTGGTGATGCGCCCGAACGGCTCCGGCCACGACGCGGTGCTCTACATGCGGCCCCGCTCGTCCCGGGACGGCGACGAGTTCTTCCGCAGCCGAAACGGCGAGCTGTGGGTCGGCCGCCGGCACACCCTGACCGAGAAGGCGACCGAGCTGGGCATCGAGACCGCGCCGCTGTCCGAGCTGCCGGCCGCGCTGGCCGACTGCGCCCCGGGGCGGACCCGGGTGCTGCGCGGGCTGGACCCGTCGGTGGACGGCGCGGTGCGGCCGTACGACCCGCCGCAGGGCGGGACCGGGCAGGGCGGGGCGGCGGAGGGCGGAAAGGCCGACGGCGCCGAGCGGCTCGGCCGGGACCGCGAACTCGCCGCGCTGCTCAGCGAGCAGAAGCTGGTCAAGGACGAGTGGGAGATCGCCCAGCTCCAGGAGGCGGTCGACGCCACCGTACGCGGCTTCGAGGACGTCGCCCGGGTGCTGCCGGCCGACCGGGCGGTCAGCGAGCGGCTGCTGGAGGGGATCTTCGGGCTGCGGGCCCGGCACGACGGCTACGACGTCGGCTACAACTCGATCGTCGGGGCCGGCGAGCACGCCACGATCCTGCACTGGATCCACAACACCGGCATCACCCGCCCGGGTGAGCTGCTGCTGATGGACATGGGGGTGGAGGGGCGCAACCTCTACACCGCCGACGTGACCCGGGTGCTGCCGGTCTCCGGCACCTTCTCGCCGCTGCAACGCCAGGTCTACGACATCGTGTACGCCGCCCAGCAGGCCGGCATCGACTTCGTCCGCCCCGGCGTGACCTTCAAGGACGTGCACCGGACCTGCATGCGGGTGCTCGCCGAAGGGCTGGCCGAGCTGGGGCTGCTGCCGGTGAGCGTGGACGAGGCGATGGACGAGACCTCGACGGTCTACCGCCGGTGGACGCTGCACGGCTTCGGGCACATGCTCGGGCTCGACGTGCACGACTGCGCCAACGCCCGCAAGGAGAACTACCGGGAGGGCACCCTCGGCGAGGGCTACGTGCTGACCGTCGAACCGGGGCTCTATTTCCAGCCCGAGGACGACCTGGTGCCGGCGGAGCTGCGCGGGATCGGCATCCGGATCGAGGACGACGTACTGGTGACGGCCGACGGCGCGGTAAACCTCTCGGCCGGGCTGCCCCGGGCGGCCGACGAGGTCGAGGCGTGGCTGGCCGAGCAGCGGGAGGCCGGGTTCCGGCTGCCGGGCTGA